The genomic interval tccgacttttcaaaaaggaggcgcattaggccgacggttcaatatgccgaataggccaaggcgcaattccacatgtgtgattatgaaaccagaaataaaagacgataggctaatgcctcgtgcccactacctccgtccgttgactgatccccattgactttgaatggggacggacgcgcaatgcattgtggatccgtccgttccgttggagccttcggctccgtcaaaaagttgaaacattttcaactttttcggcagcgacggatccgtcatccaatcagatcgcggatgcaaatgtaagcactgtgacgcgactcgggctcggacgatactggaaagcgggaaagcgggaaagcggcgGAGAAGTTAATTAAAAAATGGAGGAAAAACTCATAATCGCCGTTGGTCCTCGTCCAATTTTGTACGATCAGTCCATGTACACCTACAGGGACAACACACTAAAAGATCGGGCATTCCAAGATGTGTCGTTGGAGGTGGGGGAAACAggtaatatgtatttattttctaattattttcGATGTATGTACTACTTTTCAAATGAATCAGTGTTGAATGACTGCTAGCAATACAGCATGCATGGTCCAGCATTAGCATCCtccaaaatatataattaactGCTACCTAGAATGTATAGTTGCAATTGCTGACACATGTTTAAACATGCACTTTCTGTATACATATGCGTTTTGGAAACAATATCTGTGTATTTATTAATTCGATTTGGACCGTGCATGCAGAATCCAAAAACGTAACATAGCAGCTACAGCATAGCTACTGCTACATAGATTATAAAGAGTACATAGacatacattttcaaatctttacagaaaataataatgaaaagaaTGAAGTAGATTGTAATGTGATCAATAatttgattttatatatttttatttacagTGCCTGAATGTGTGAAGAGGTGGAGATCCCTCAGGGACAGAtatcggagggagagggtgaaggagaAGGAAGCCCAGAGGAGTGGGGCAGGGGCCAGTGACAAGCCGCCTGTATGGAGGTACATGGGGGTGATGGGCTTCCTAGCGCCATTCCTCCAAAATAGAGGGACCACCTCCAACCTCCAGCATCGGAACCCATCCTCGGTGTCGGTGATGGCGGTGACAGAGGAGCATGGACGTGGGTCACATGAAGAGGCAGGTGCGCTGTCACCCCCAGCACTAGCAGCAGATGAGgcagccacagccacagcccCAGCAGCGGACAGTGGACCTGTGGGTAGGAGCCAGTGGCGTGTGCAGCCCCCAGAAGAGGGCAGGGGTAGGAAGCGACGTAGGCCTGAGATGTCCTCTTTTGAGCAGGGCATGCTGGCGCTCATGGAGCCACTGGCTACACTTGCCTCGCAGCCgcagccacagccacagccacagccacagccacagcccCCCTCTGAGGTCACTCCTCCCCGCCATGAGCGGTACGAGGTGTACCAAATTGTTTCCAGGGCGGATATGGCGGCGCTACAGGTTAGGGAGGTTCGGGAGAATGacagtgactgagtgactgagtgactgcgTGAGGTTATATTTGTTATGGTGTTAAGTTATGGTGTTTCTGTCGttttgttgttctgtgtgttcttaattaaaaaaattactTTGATTGTGATGTGTTCCTTTTATAATACATTataatttggaagtggaattatgttatattaatattagcatattaataattattcagTACACTTGTAGAAAGACGATAGGGATTCTTGAAAGCTGGCTCGGGTCATctgtgaaaaaacaaaaccaaatcaTTATCAATCATTATTACATTTACTTTTAAAACTTAACCTTGAGCAAATGTACAATGTTTACGCAGGTATAGGAAGGTGCAGGCGTAGTTGGAATATGCTTATTTTCTTAAGATATAGGTAGCTCTTAAAAGAGCTGTTTGGTTGAAGAGCCTTTGTGTTGCTAGGCTCTTGGCTGCCATGGCACTGCACCCTCCTCGTTGAAGAACGCACAGTAGGCCTCCCGCATCTGGATGGTCAGTCTGGTGGCGTTGTTGGAGCCCATCCTGGGTGCATCACGCAGGGCTTCTGGATCAGTCGATGGCTCGATGTTCGGTTCCACCCCGCGTCTTCTCCCCTGCAGCTTCTTCCTCTCAAGAAAGTTGTGCAGCACACAGgtggccctcacacacacctcagctacCTCAGGACTGGTGCCAATCCCGCGCCGGTACATGCGCCACCTAGATGCCAAGATCCCAAAGGCACATTCCACTACCAGACGAGCCCGGCTGAGGCGGTAGTTGAACACTCGCTTCTCCTGAGTGTGATGTTGTCCAGGGAATGGCCGCAGCAGGTGGGTCATGAGTGGGAACGCCTCATCCCCCACAAACATGTGAGGAAGTGGCCCCCGCTGCTCTGCGCCGGAGATGACACAGTCGGGAGGGAGGTCAAGGGTGCCATCGCGAAGAGCTTCCCCAAACGCGGAGTTACGGAGGGAGCCGCTGTCACTCGTCCTGCCGTAGCCTCCAACATCCACAACCCGGAACAGGTAGTCGGCGTCCACTATGGCGAGGAGGACCAGGGAGAAGGTGCCCTTGTAATTGTGATACAAGGAGCCAGAGTTAACTGGAGCTTGTATCACAACATGCTTCCCATCAATCGCTCCGATGCAGTTGGGGAAGTTCCAGCGCCACTCAAACTGCTCGGCCATGGTGCTCCAGTCCGCCCTCGTGGGAACagacatctcctcctcctccaccaaagcAGTCCAGATGGCACTGGCTACCTCCTGCACTATCCTACACACTGACGAAGTGCCCAcacgatagctgaagccaatcGTGTGAAAGGAATCGCCAGTGGCAAGATACCTAACAAAGAAAGCATTAAAGAATATACTTCAAATATACTTTAAAATAGACAGGGCATGAGTCATGACAGCttagttatatttattattcataCATGGTTGCATGCATACCATGTTCATAGAAAGGCTTTATGATGGAACACATTTATCTGAAACACTTCATTGATACATAAATAATCCCATGTGACATCCACAACTAATATGACTAGATTGTTTACAGATAGCTCTACCACATAACCTCAGATTTACCAGGAACACTCTGCACACTACTATGGCTATAGATTGGTAGATGTCTTCCCTAATTAGGACATTTTATGCAAACAACACCGTGGATGGAAATGGGCACCTTTTCTATAGCCTAGCAGTATGTGCACACCAATGAGCTGTATGGAAACGCTAGTTGTgtgatcattaaaaaaaaaagtatccttACCGTAGGCAAATGAGTCGCTCGGCAGGGCCAATTGCAGAACGAAACCGTGTGTCTGCCACGGTAATGAGAGGACCCACCTTGCCAAGCAACTCGTCGAAGTGGTCCGGAGGCATCCGAAAATATTGATGGAATAGGAGAGCATCCAGACGCAACTCCTGCACAAGTGTGTGATACTCCCCTCTCTGGTTGCGTGTCCAGAGAACGGGGTGAACCCACCAACGCCGATGCACTTGCTTTCCACGTCGGTGGACCAAAGCACCAGCAACCTGAACAAACACCCTCCTTGCTACAACGGGATCCATCTTGCAATGACAAcccaacaagcaggaagaagcgggaagaacccggctttgttgttgttagcgggaagcgatttgattggctaaatattgattgtttgattgttgcaaatatttggcctgttaagccctttgagactgtaatggtgattaagggctata from Gadus macrocephalus chromosome 21, ASM3116895v1 carries:
- the LOC132449994 gene encoding uncharacterized protein LOC132449994, producing MSVPTRADWSTMAEQFEWRWNFPNCIGAIDGKHVVIQAPVNSGSLYHNYKGTFSLVLLAIVDADYLFRVVDVGGYGRTSDSGSLRNSAFGEALRDGTLDLPPDCVISGAEQRGPLPHMFVGDEAFPLMTHLLRPFPGQHHTQEKRVFNYRLSRARLVVECAFGILASRWRMYRRGIGTSPEVAEVCVRATCVLHNFLERKKLQGRRRGVEPNIEPSTDPEALRDAPRMGSNNATRLTIQMREAYCAFFNEEGAVPWQPRA